Proteins from one Triticum aestivum cultivar Chinese Spring chromosome 7A, IWGSC CS RefSeq v2.1, whole genome shotgun sequence genomic window:
- the LOC123150686 gene encoding receptor-like protein EIX2 produces the protein MHTTTAKLLLICVLAAASLLASDALQLGPAGGSVGASCIPGERDTLLSFKRGITSDPLGVLDSWHKEDCCQWRGVKCSNRTGHVHRIHLRNLHLDLYGYKIDNTALVGGISNSLLSLDRLVHLDLSMNYFEGPSGHLPEFLGSLTRLRYLNLSGIPFSGRVPPQLGNLSNLQHLDLSRNDGMYSRDISWVARIPNLQFLGMNWVNLSTIVDWPYVVNMIPSLKALGLGGCSLQTANHSLPHNNLTKLERLDLSGSIFAHPMARSWFWNLTGLKHLYLAETQLYGQAPDALAHLTSLQVLDLSDNLDMEIMSISFRNLCNLIILDLSLCQLNGNIKDVIGRMPQCPLNKMQELHLHSTNITRIMPDQTAHLTSLSILDISYNNLSGHIPQGVGLLSSLSDLDLSYNHLSGPVPSEVGMLSNLTRMDLKSNNLNGDFTEEHFTSLTRLKILLLSGNSLRITVGPDWIPPFSLEKIDLGSCQLGPSFPAWLRFQVDIWLMDISSTVIVDRLPDWFSTAFAKVRYLDISNNEISGRLPRNMEFMSLEIFFINSNKLTGEIPNLPRNITTLDLSGNSLSGNFPSNIGNTYLSSLWLRSNQITGRIPKFLCKADLSNNLLEGQLPQCFGVMDIGFLMLSNNRFSGNFPSFLKRLRQLKSLDLSHNSFSGRLPLWIGELAELRFLGLNHNTFSGEIPPTISNLSHLRHLNLAGNGLSGAIPWHLSNITAMIGMDETNYENDLYDGGYLDTFRTLDFSSAVVKGRELNYSSGIWDLVSIDLSFNQLTGVIPEEIAALDALINLNLSWNQLSGTIPNNLGALQALESLDLSRNMLSGRIPPSLSDLTYLSYLDLSDNNLTGRIPSGRQLDTLYTQEPSMYSGNSGLCGLPLPISCLGKNATRQDDQKSNEHSFEPMTFYFGLALGFILGLWVVFCALLFKRAWRTAYFCMIDKTYDQMYVFAVLTWKSWARKGTTN, from the coding sequence ATGCATACCACCACTGCCAAGCTCCTGCTCATATGCGTCCTAGCTGCTGCCAGCTTGCTGGCCTCCGATGCACTTCAGCTCGGGCCAGCCGGCGGCTCGGTCGGCGCAAGCTGCATACCGGGGGAGCGGGACACCCTGCTGTCCTTCAAACGCGGCATCACCAGCGACCCCTTGGGCGTCCTTGACTCTTGGCACAAGGAAGACTGCTGTCAGTGGAGGGGCGTCAAGTGCAGCAACCGAACCGGCCATGTCCATAGGATTCATCTTCGTAATCTGCATTTGGACCTCTATGGGTACAAGATAGACAACACAGCTTTGGTTGGTGGGATAAGTAATTCTTTGCTCTCCCTGGATCGTCTTGTGCACCTTGATCTTAGCATGAATTACTTCGAGGGCCCAAGTGGCCATTTGCCGGAGTTCTTGGGCTCTTTGACGAGATTGAGATATCTCAACCTCTCCGGCATACCATTTTCTGGCAGAGTGCCCCCTCAGCTCGGCAACCTCTCAAACCTGCAGCATCTTGATCTCTCAAGGAATGATGGTATGTACTCAAGAGACATTTCATGGGTAGCACGCATCCCTAATTTGCAGTTTCTTGGAATGAATTGGGTAAACCTCAGCACAATAGTTGATTGGCCTTATGTCGTCAACATGATCCCTTCTTTGAAGGCCCTCGGTCTTGGGGGTTGCTCTCTTCAAACCGCAAATCATTCACTCCCACATAATAACCTTACCAAACTGGAGAGGCTTGATCTCTCCGGCAGCATTTTTGCCCACCCAATGGCAAGGAGTTGGTTTTGGAATTTGACAGGCCTCAAACATCTCTACCTTGCTGAAACTCAGCTATACGGCCAAGCTCCTGATGCACTGGCACATCTGACATCCCTCCAAGTCCTTGATTTGTCGGATAATCTTGACATGGAGATAATGAGTATAAGCTTCAGAAACCTATGCAATCTGATAATCCTGGACCTTTCTCTTTGTCAACTTAATGGAAATATAAAGGATGTTATAGGGAGGATGCCCCAATGCCCCTTGAACAAAATGCAGGAGTTACATTTGCActccaccaatattaccagaatCATGCCGGATCAGACGGCACATTTGACCAGCTTATCCATTCTTGACATCTCTTATAACAACCTAAGTGGACACATACCACAAGGGGTTGGGCTGCTCTCTAGTTTAAGCGACCTTGATCTCTCTTACAACCATCTCAGTGGACCTGTGCCATCTGAGGTCGGCATGCTCAGCAATTTGACCAGAATGGATCTCAAAAGCAACAACTTGAATGGTGACTTCACTGAAGAACATTTCACGAGTCTAACGAGGTTAAAGATTCTGCTATTAAGTGGGAATTCCTTGAGGATTACAGTTGGTCCCGATTGGATACCGCCATTTAGTTTAGAAAAAATAGATCTTGGCTCTTGCCAACTGGGACCTTCGTTTCCTGCATGGCTTCGGTTCCAAGTGGACATTTGGCTGATGGATATATCTAGCACAGTTATAGTTGATAGGCTTCCTGACTGGTTCAGCACGGCATTTGCAAAGGTCAGATATCTAGATATCTCCAACAATGAAATAAGTGGCAGGTTGCCAAGAAACATGGAATTCATGTCACTagaaattttctttatcaattcaAATAAACTAACTGGTGAAATCCCCAACTTACCAAGAAATATTACCACCTTGGACTTATCTGGAAACTCTTTATCCGGAAATTTTCCATCAAACATTGGGAATACATATTTGAGTTCATTATGGCTACGCTCCAATCAAATAACTGGCCGTATTCCTAAATTTCTCTGCAAAGCAGACTTAAGCAACAATCTTTTGGAGGGACAACTTCCTCAGTGTTTTGGGGTGATGGACATTGGCTTTCTCATGTTGAGTAACAACAGATTCTCTGGCAACTTCCCATCGTTTCTAAAAAGATTGAGACAATTGAAGTCTCTAGATCTATCACATAATAGTTTTTCCGGAAGGTTGCCATTGTGGATCGGAGAGTTGGCTGAATTAAGATTTCTGGGGCTAAACCATAATACATTTTCTGGAGAAATCCCACCTACCATCTCAAATCTTAGTCACCTTCGCCATCTGAACCTAGCAGGCAATGGCTTATCAGGTGCCATACCATGGCATCTGTCAAATATCACGGCCATGATAGGAATGGACGAAACCAATTATGAGAATGACCTATATGATGGCGGTTACTTGGATACGTTCCGTACACTTGATTTTTCCTCTGCGGTCGTCAAGGGACGGGAACTTAATTATAGTTCTGGCATTTGGGATTTGGTGAGCATTGACCTATCTTTCAACCAATTAACTGGGGTAATCCCAGAAGAAATAGCTGCTCTTGATGCATTGATAAACTTGAATCTATCGTGGAACCAATTGAGTGGGACAATCCCAAATAATCTTGGGGCCTTGCaggctttggaatcacttgaccTCTCAAGGAACATGCTTTCTGGCAGAATCCCTCCGAGCCTGTCAGATTTAACCTACTTGAGCTACTTGGACTTGTCTGATAACAATCTAACAGGAAGAATACCATCAGGACGGCAGCTTGACACCCTCTACACACAGGAACCTTCTATGTACAGCGGCAACAGTGGTCTTTGTGGGCTTCCTCTTCCAATCAGTTGCCTGGGAAAGAATGCAACAAGGCAAGATGATCAAAAGAGTAATGAACATTCCTTTGAGCCAATGACCTTTTATTTTGGACTCGCTCTGGGATTTATTTTGGGTCTCTGGGTGGTGTTTTGTGCCTTGTTGTTTAAGAGAGCATGGAGGACTGCTTATTTCTGCATGATTGACAAGACATATGATCAGATGTATGTGTTTGCCGTTCTTACATGGAAAAGCTGGGCTAGAAAGGGAACTACAAATTGA